The Candidatus Saccharibacteria bacterium genome has a segment encoding these proteins:
- a CDS encoding isoleucine--tRNA ligase, translating into MKFKAKTRRKAIEYEKDIVMQWKKNKTFEKSVETRPKENSYVFYDGPPFISGDPHHGTLLSSIVKDAVPRFWTMKGKRVERVWGWDCHGLPAERFTEKKLGIHSREEVIEYGIEKYINAVRANMVQTSSQWEDTIDRIGRWVEFKGAYKTMDKDYMESVWWAFKTLYEKGKIYEGEKVLTYCTLDGTPLSKAEVTMDSGAYQDVTDPSVYVKFKLTDGSTLLAWTTTPWTLPANTAVAVNSDVEYSEVKVGDEQFIVATDLLESVLVNEKKQPLEYEVIRTLMGSELVGKSYEPLFVDRGENAHKVWAADYVETEAGTGIVHLAPTYGEEDFELAKKEGFPTVHTIDEHGYFTEGPWQGQNVWEINKQIAKDMNRYSTKTLQGEYAAMATEQRIEFHKNNEPEPDAAIWRVDYIKHSYPHCHRCDTKLMYRAHPSWFMDIDGQRQQMLELNGNINWFPDHLKHGRFAKNIEAAPDWNLSRDRFWATAMPVWKSESGNVRVVGSYAELKKLSGVELDDYHRPWIDDVTFERDGETYTRVDKVMDSWFEAGSMPFAQFHYPFENKQKFEQNFPGDFIVEYIGQVRAWFYYMLAVSTALFGKESFQNVITTGTLAGNDGRKMSKSLGNYTDPNELMDQFSADALRLTLLTSPVLNGEDFALKDKDVSDANRKLAMIWNMYDFFTLYAEVDEWEWDGSLNDPTDSLSNSLDLWAVSRVHEVAKIIEESMQRYDLPSATRPIFELIEDMSNWYVRRSRRRFWKSEDDSDKNDAYKTLHYVLTQMSIIFAPFTPFLSEELYQKMTGGESVHLLDWPRIGHTNELLLEQMKVARLAINSGLSIRAKNQIKVRQPLANVTVSNSAESKITDELIDVIKEELNVKQMTFSSLDYAEDNSSMDTFAKEFVVQLDTKITDELKAEGMVRDVIRQVQSERKKADFEVDDHVELTLWTDDKELQNAIKAHAELIQQETLATTLLSTKPSNQIECKIAGKELLIAVKKV; encoded by the coding sequence GTGAAATTTAAAGCCAAAACCCGACGAAAAGCTATAGAGTACGAAAAAGACATTGTTATGCAGTGGAAGAAAAACAAGACGTTTGAGAAGTCTGTAGAGACGCGTCCAAAGGAAAATAGTTACGTATTTTATGACGGCCCACCGTTTATATCTGGTGACCCGCATCACGGAACACTACTGAGCAGTATCGTTAAAGACGCCGTGCCGCGCTTTTGGACAATGAAAGGCAAACGAGTTGAACGTGTATGGGGCTGGGATTGTCACGGATTGCCGGCGGAGCGATTTACAGAGAAAAAACTAGGCATTCATTCTAGAGAAGAAGTAATAGAATACGGTATTGAAAAATACATTAACGCAGTACGAGCTAATATGGTTCAGACCAGTAGTCAGTGGGAAGACACCATTGATAGAATTGGTCGTTGGGTAGAGTTTAAGGGTGCCTATAAAACTATGGACAAAGACTACATGGAAAGCGTGTGGTGGGCTTTTAAAACTCTGTATGAAAAAGGCAAGATTTACGAGGGTGAAAAGGTATTGACGTACTGTACGTTGGACGGTACGCCATTGTCTAAGGCCGAAGTAACCATGGATTCTGGTGCATACCAAGATGTCACCGACCCGAGTGTGTATGTGAAGTTTAAGTTAACTGATGGCTCAACGCTCCTAGCCTGGACAACCACACCGTGGACACTCCCAGCTAATACGGCTGTAGCGGTTAATAGCGATGTAGAGTATAGCGAAGTAAAGGTTGGCGACGAGCAGTTTATTGTTGCTACTGATTTACTAGAATCAGTTCTTGTTAACGAAAAAAAGCAACCACTGGAATATGAAGTCATTCGAACTCTAATGGGCTCAGAACTAGTCGGCAAGTCCTACGAGCCGCTGTTTGTTGATCGCGGCGAAAACGCTCACAAAGTTTGGGCGGCAGACTATGTAGAAACAGAAGCAGGCACTGGTATTGTGCACTTAGCACCAACATACGGCGAAGAAGACTTTGAGCTGGCTAAAAAAGAAGGTTTTCCAACTGTTCACACCATTGATGAACACGGCTACTTTACTGAGGGGCCGTGGCAGGGTCAGAACGTGTGGGAGATTAATAAACAGATTGCTAAAGACATGAATCGCTACAGTACAAAAACATTGCAGGGCGAATACGCTGCGATGGCGACTGAGCAACGCATCGAATTCCACAAAAACAATGAACCAGAGCCAGACGCCGCAATTTGGCGAGTCGACTACATAAAGCACAGCTACCCGCATTGCCACCGCTGTGATACAAAATTAATGTACCGCGCGCACCCGAGTTGGTTTATGGATATTGACGGACAGCGCCAGCAAATGCTGGAACTGAACGGCAATATAAATTGGTTTCCTGACCATCTAAAGCACGGTCGGTTTGCTAAAAATATAGAGGCAGCACCAGACTGGAACCTTAGTCGTGACCGTTTTTGGGCAACTGCTATGCCAGTATGGAAAAGTGAGAGCGGCAACGTAAGGGTGGTTGGTAGTTATGCTGAACTCAAAAAGCTAAGTGGAGTAGAACTAGATGACTACCATCGTCCATGGATTGACGACGTTACGTTCGAACGCGACGGCGAAACATACACTCGCGTAGATAAAGTTATGGATAGTTGGTTTGAAGCTGGTTCAATGCCGTTTGCTCAGTTCCATTACCCATTTGAAAACAAGCAAAAGTTTGAGCAAAATTTCCCGGGTGATTTTATTGTTGAGTATATCGGACAGGTCCGAGCGTGGTTTTACTACATGCTGGCTGTATCAACAGCGCTATTTGGTAAAGAGTCATTCCAGAATGTTATTACCACCGGAACCTTAGCCGGCAACGATGGCCGCAAGATGAGTAAAAGTCTTGGCAACTATACCGACCCGAACGAGTTGATGGATCAGTTTTCTGCTGACGCATTGCGCCTTACTTTACTAACCAGCCCAGTACTTAATGGCGAAGATTTTGCCTTAAAAGACAAAGATGTGTCCGACGCTAATCGGAAGCTTGCCATGATCTGGAACATGTACGACTTTTTTACACTGTATGCAGAGGTGGACGAGTGGGAATGGGACGGTAGCTTAAACGACCCAACTGATTCACTTAGCAATAGTTTAGATTTGTGGGCGGTTAGCCGGGTGCACGAGGTAGCCAAAATTATTGAAGAATCAATGCAGCGGTATGATTTGCCAAGCGCCACACGTCCTATATTTGAATTGATTGAAGATATGTCTAACTGGTATGTGCGTCGTAGCCGTCGCCGGTTTTGGAAAAGTGAAGACGATTCAGATAAAAATGATGCCTACAAAACACTTCATTATGTGCTTACTCAGATGAGTATAATTTTTGCACCGTTCACACCATTTTTAAGTGAAGAGCTTTATCAAAAGATGACCGGTGGTGAGTCAGTGCACTTGCTTGACTGGCCACGCATAGGCCACACTAACGAGCTTCTACTAGAACAGATGAAGGTCGCGCGATTAGCGATTAATTCAGGGCTTTCAATTAGAGCAAAAAATCAGATAAAAGTAAGACAGCCGCTCGCTAATGTTACGGTTTCAAATAGTGCTGAATCAAAAATTACAGATGAATTGATCGACGTAATTAAAGAGGAACTCAATGTTAAACAGATGACTTTTTCTAGCCTAGACTATGCCGAAGACAATTCATCAATGGATACATTTGCAAAAGAGTTTGTTGTACAACTTGATACTAAAATCACAGATGAGCTTAAAGCTGAAGGTATGGTGCGAGACGTCATTCGACAGGTGCAGAGTGAGCGTAAAAAAGCTGACTTTGAGGTTGATGATCACGTAGAGCTTACCCTGTGGACAGATGATAAAGAGTTGCAAAACGCTATCAAGGCCCATGCTGAACTAATTCAGCAAGAAACCCTCGCCACAACACTCCTAAGTACCAAGCCGAGCAACCAAATTGAATGCAAGATAGCCGGTAAAGAACTGCTAATTGCTGTAAAAAAAGTCTGA
- the rodA gene encoding rod shape-determining protein RodA yields the protein MLRSRLGTATKTDWLLIAATGFLVGLSTTILFAIEEGAANSVNFSPYKHVLHALIGIGLAAVISRSNFGIWYRLASWLYWASILLLLIVLFANPTSGSSRWIELGFMQFQPSELAKFALILLLARLFSRRRGKMNNPFNIGLSIFYTALPSALVLLQPDLGTAIVFVVIWFSMLVISDIKPLYLVAGFIFVAVIGALSVPLLQDYQKQRLLTFLDPSADPQGAGYNVRQASIAIGSGKVFGQGLDSGTQSQLNFLPAQHTDFIFAVTAEKLGLVGAMSVVIAFGVIVVRILQHAARLKNSFAAHVCLGVAVLLAFHIIINIGMNLGLVPVTGLPLPFMSYGGTYLVITMVAIGVMLSTLRKQENLEFV from the coding sequence ATGCTACGCAGCCGCTTGGGAACCGCAACAAAAACTGACTGGTTGTTAATTGCAGCTACTGGATTTTTAGTTGGTCTGAGTACCACTATTTTATTTGCAATCGAAGAGGGTGCGGCAAACTCAGTTAATTTCTCACCGTATAAACACGTCTTACATGCCTTGATTGGCATTGGATTGGCCGCAGTAATATCTCGTAGTAATTTCGGTATATGGTACCGTCTGGCCAGCTGGTTGTATTGGGCATCGATACTTCTGTTGTTGATTGTTTTGTTCGCTAATCCAACGTCTGGTTCATCCCGTTGGATAGAACTTGGGTTTATGCAGTTTCAACCCAGTGAACTGGCAAAATTCGCCCTAATATTGCTTTTAGCGCGGCTGTTTTCTCGTCGGCGCGGAAAAATGAATAATCCTTTCAACATAGGCCTGTCAATTTTCTACACGGCACTACCGTCGGCGTTGGTCTTGCTTCAGCCCGACCTAGGCACGGCAATTGTTTTTGTTGTTATTTGGTTTAGCATGCTGGTAATTAGCGACATAAAGCCGCTGTATCTTGTAGCAGGTTTTATTTTTGTAGCCGTTATCGGCGCATTATCGGTGCCGCTGCTGCAGGACTACCAGAAACAACGACTGCTAACGTTCTTAGACCCTTCAGCTGACCCGCAGGGCGCAGGCTATAACGTTCGTCAGGCTAGTATTGCCATTGGAAGCGGCAAGGTTTTTGGTCAGGGTTTAGATTCTGGCACCCAAAGTCAGCTTAATTTTTTGCCAGCCCAGCATACCGACTTTATATTTGCCGTAACAGCAGAAAAGCTAGGCTTGGTTGGGGCGATGAGTGTAGTAATAGCATTCGGGGTAATTGTAGTTCGCATATTGCAGCACGCTGCTCGGTTAAAAAACTCTTTTGCGGCCCATGTTTGTTTAGGGGTGGCGGTACTGTTGGCTTTTCATATAATTATTAATATAGGTATGAATCTTGGGCTTGTGCCGGTTACGGGGTTGCCGCTACCGTTTATGAGCTATGGCGGCACATACCTAGTGATAACCATGGTGGCCATCGGTGTAATGTTAAGTACGCTACGAAAACAAGAAAATCTAGAATTTGTGTAA
- the rplU gene encoding 50S ribosomal protein L21 — protein MKQAVIKTGGKQYVVKKNDVLDVESLGDAKTVNFTPLMVFDDNDVTVGEPEVKGAKVSAKVLEQIRDDKVVAIRYKAKKRVHKKHGHRQNYSRIQITDIK, from the coding sequence ATGAAGCAAGCAGTGATTAAAACAGGTGGCAAACAGTATGTCGTTAAAAAGAACGACGTTTTAGATGTTGAAAGTTTAGGCGATGCAAAAACCGTAAACTTTACTCCTTTGATGGTCTTTGATGACAATGACGTAACTGTCGGGGAGCCAGAAGTAAAAGGTGCAAAAGTTTCTGCTAAGGTCTTAGAACAAATTCGTGATGACAAAGTTGTAGCAATTCGCTACAAAGCTAAAAAACGTGTACATAAAAAACACGGTCACAGACAAAACTACTCTCGAATTCAAATTACTGATATTAAATAG